A single Streptomyces sp. 2114.4 DNA region contains:
- a CDS encoding DegT/DnrJ/EryC1/StrS family aminotransferase, producing the protein MRTVGALKSAGVSAGDEVVVPAYGNAEVARAVLELGAVPVFADVDGDSYCLDPAAVSDVVTSQTAAVVAIHRFGRQADTGWIREVGQRRGLLVLVEDEPGADPEGAELRRAHASYLDGRLSGVRTPTPAAGHTYEQYVVRVPGNGRPDRDAFARALRAKGVACKVPVLAPVYRMPGLRRDVFLPETERAVDETLALPVHAGMSRRELHKMVGACNALGGLLQPAF; encoded by the coding sequence ATGCGGACAGTAGGAGCGCTCAAGTCGGCCGGTGTCAGTGCTGGTGATGAGGTCGTGGTGCCGGCGTACGGCAACGCCGAGGTGGCCCGGGCCGTGCTGGAGTTGGGCGCGGTGCCGGTGTTCGCCGATGTGGACGGCGACAGTTACTGCCTGGACCCGGCCGCGGTGTCGGATGTGGTGACCAGCCAGACGGCCGCGGTGGTGGCGATTCACCGGTTCGGTCGGCAGGCGGACACCGGGTGGATCCGTGAAGTGGGCCAGCGACGCGGTCTGTTGGTGCTCGTGGAGGACGAACCCGGGGCGGACCCGGAGGGCGCCGAGCTGCGGCGGGCCCACGCGTCGTACCTGGACGGCAGGCTCAGTGGGGTCCGGACGCCCACGCCGGCGGCGGGGCACACCTACGAGCAGTATGTGGTGCGGGTGCCCGGCAACGGGCGGCCGGACCGGGATGCGTTCGCGCGGGCGCTGCGGGCCAAGGGCGTGGCGTGCAAGGTGCCCGTGCTGGCGCCGGTGTACCGGATGCCGGGGCTGCGGCGGGATGTCTTTCTGCCGGAAACCGAGCGGGCGGTGGACGAGACCCTGGCGTTGCCCGTGCACGCGGGGATGTCGCGGCGGGAGCTCCACAAGATGGTCGGTGCGTGCAATGCGCTCGGCGGGCTGCTGCAGCCGGCCTTTTAG
- a CDS encoding SpoIIE family protein phosphatase — MRRPVITARAAATFEPVGRSVATARAFVRDTLQGWGCADIVDDAVVLTSELVTNAVVHAGTAADVLCLRNDDGVRISVADRYPEREIPLQNAGQVVVHPDREGGRGLLLCGALATRWGVEYTAAQKHVWFQLDLPERPAGTRSAGPALPVAALPVAETRVRVAVIQIDRGGCISFWNEDAQDLFAYDPEQVIGKPLTDFAAWPHTPGTGTGIVEALQLSRWEGSYGIRGSDGRVVPVYASHLRVRDADGEASTVCLLVRDHERAILQSPQRTPAPDAASQAGPSEGRLADPFEVFIGSPAPDDLDGLLQRTVERARDMLDGDAAYLLLATDDETELEVRASTGLPSARQRFARVPVEAGSGRYGSARMPAVHEDLTAVPGAVPLLSGTGMRSVVTVPLKVEGRLTGSLGVAAEGAGRYTNEEALRLQFAADRIALAVERARLTELEKLRRGSLSFLVEASDLLAGTLDRDQTLALMAQMTVPTLATWCAVYTVADQTSEPELSYVLHEDEDRIDGLKTLLMKVDPPEPVPTPGARVWTAPGDAAHDAALRTSMRSLGLGNAARPSTGPGATLATASAVGGETVVLPLVARNRVIGMLTLGKPTEEHFRQEILELAEDLSRRAALALDNARLYSERTAISQSLQRSLLPPEQPAIPGVEVEVIYRAAGEGNEVGGDFYDIFPIRDGAYGFAIGDVCGTGPEAAAVTGLARHALRLLAREGFGGPAVLERLNAAILDEGARSRFLTLLYGELWPQADGSAVLKVVCAGHPLPLRLRQDGTVEPAAEPQPLLGVMDDLELYEQNVSLDPGDVLLCVTDGVTERREGTRMLGDDGLTDLLTTCTGLTAGAVAARVLRAVERFAVEPASDDMAILAMRIPEAPAG; from the coding sequence ATGAGGAGACCAGTGATCACCGCGCGGGCCGCCGCAACCTTCGAGCCGGTCGGGCGCTCGGTCGCCACTGCCCGTGCATTCGTCCGCGACACCCTCCAGGGCTGGGGCTGCGCCGACATCGTCGACGACGCCGTGGTGCTGACCAGCGAGCTGGTCACCAACGCCGTGGTGCATGCCGGCACCGCCGCCGATGTGCTGTGCCTGCGCAACGACGACGGCGTACGGATTTCCGTCGCCGACCGTTACCCCGAACGCGAAATCCCGCTCCAGAACGCCGGCCAGGTCGTCGTCCACCCGGACCGCGAGGGCGGTCGCGGCCTGCTGCTGTGCGGCGCGCTCGCCACCCGTTGGGGCGTCGAGTACACCGCCGCACAAAAGCACGTATGGTTCCAGCTCGACCTCCCCGAGCGCCCGGCCGGCACCCGTTCCGCCGGCCCCGCCCTGCCGGTGGCCGCCCTCCCGGTCGCCGAGACCCGCGTCCGGGTCGCGGTGATCCAGATCGACCGCGGCGGCTGCATCAGCTTCTGGAACGAGGACGCCCAGGACCTCTTCGCCTACGACCCCGAGCAGGTCATCGGCAAACCGCTCACCGACTTCGCCGCCTGGCCGCACACCCCGGGAACCGGCACGGGCATCGTCGAGGCCCTGCAGCTCTCCCGCTGGGAGGGCTCCTACGGCATCCGGGGCTCGGACGGCCGGGTCGTCCCCGTCTACGCCTCCCACCTGCGCGTCCGCGACGCCGACGGCGAGGCCTCCACGGTCTGCCTCCTGGTACGCGACCACGAGCGCGCCATCCTGCAGAGCCCCCAGCGCACCCCCGCCCCGGACGCCGCCTCCCAGGCCGGCCCGTCGGAGGGACGCCTCGCCGACCCGTTCGAGGTCTTCATCGGCTCACCGGCCCCCGACGACCTCGACGGCCTGCTCCAGCGCACCGTCGAACGGGCCCGCGACATGCTCGACGGCGACGCCGCCTACCTCCTCCTGGCCACCGACGACGAGACCGAACTCGAGGTCCGCGCCTCCACGGGCCTGCCCTCCGCCCGCCAGCGGTTCGCCCGCGTCCCCGTCGAGGCCGGATCCGGACGCTACGGCTCCGCCCGGATGCCCGCCGTCCACGAAGACCTCACCGCGGTCCCCGGCGCCGTCCCCCTCCTCAGCGGTACGGGCATGCGCTCGGTCGTCACCGTCCCGCTCAAGGTCGAGGGCCGGCTGACCGGCTCGCTCGGCGTCGCCGCGGAGGGCGCCGGCCGCTACACGAACGAGGAGGCGCTGCGCCTCCAGTTCGCCGCCGACCGCATCGCCCTCGCCGTCGAACGCGCCCGCCTCACCGAGCTCGAAAAACTCCGCCGCGGCTCCCTCTCCTTCCTCGTCGAGGCCTCCGACCTGCTGGCCGGCACCCTCGACCGGGACCAGACCCTGGCCCTGATGGCGCAGATGACGGTCCCCACCCTCGCCACGTGGTGCGCCGTCTACACCGTCGCCGACCAGACGTCCGAGCCCGAGCTCTCCTATGTGCTGCACGAGGACGAGGACCGGATCGACGGCCTCAAGACGCTGCTGATGAAGGTCGACCCGCCCGAGCCGGTCCCCACCCCCGGTGCCCGTGTCTGGACCGCCCCCGGCGACGCCGCGCACGACGCCGCCCTGCGCACCTCCATGCGCAGCCTGGGCCTGGGCAACGCCGCCCGGCCCTCCACCGGCCCCGGTGCCACCCTCGCCACCGCCTCCGCCGTGGGCGGTGAGACGGTCGTCCTCCCCCTCGTCGCGCGCAACCGCGTCATCGGCATGCTGACCCTGGGCAAGCCCACCGAGGAGCACTTCCGCCAGGAAATCCTCGAACTCGCCGAAGACCTCTCCCGGCGGGCCGCACTCGCCCTGGACAACGCGCGCCTGTACTCCGAGCGCACGGCCATCAGCCAGTCCCTGCAGCGCAGCCTGCTGCCTCCTGAGCAGCCCGCGATCCCCGGCGTGGAGGTCGAGGTCATCTACCGCGCGGCCGGCGAGGGCAACGAGGTCGGCGGCGACTTCTACGACATCTTCCCGATCCGCGACGGCGCCTACGGCTTCGCCATCGGTGACGTCTGCGGTACGGGCCCGGAAGCGGCAGCCGTCACGGGCCTTGCCCGGCACGCGCTGCGCCTGCTCGCCCGCGAGGGCTTCGGCGGCCCCGCCGTCCTGGAACGCCTCAACGCCGCCATCCTCGACGAGGGCGCCCGCAGCCGCTTCCTGACGCTCCTTTACGGCGAACTCTGGCCCCAGGCCGACGGCAGCGCCGTCCTCAAGGTCGTCTGCGCCGGCCACCCCCTGCCGCTGCGTCTCCGCCAGGACGGCACCGTCGAGCCGGCCGCCGAACCCCAGCCGCTCCTCGGCGTCATGGACGATCTGGAGCTCTACGAACAGAACGTCAGCCTCGACCCCGGCGATGTCCTGCTGTGCGTCACCGACGGCGTCACCGAGCGCCGCGAGGGCACCCGCATGCTCGGCGACGACGGCCTCACCGACCTCCTCACCACCTGTACGGGACTGACGGCCGGCGCCGTCGCCGCCCGCGTGCTGCGCGCCGTGGAACGCTTCGCCGTCGAACCCGCCTCCGACGACATGGCCATCCTCGCCATGCGCATCCCCGAGGCCCCGGCGGGCTGA